The Bacteroidota bacterium DNA segment AATTTAGTTTGCAGATCCACTTTGCATTCTTCATCACTGTTCGGAAGCGAGGTGCTCCAGCTTACAGCAACAGAATGTGGCAATGGATTTTTTGCGTTCGCATATTTCACTTTCAAAGTGTGCTTTCCTTCCTTTATATACTGCTCCAGACCATCAATCACGATTGCATCTTTCTCGCCTGCTTTGTAATTTTTCTCTGCGACTTGTTTTCCATCGACAAAAAATTCAACAGTGCCATCTTCAGGAGTGGATTTATTTGCTTTCGCGAATTCAGTTAATGCTTTCAGCGCGAGAACGGTTCCCTGTGTATTTCCGAATGAACCGTAACCATTACGATTCTTCACGAGATATTCAACTGCTTTATTTATTTCTGAGTGATACGCATTTTTATTTTTCAGCATCGCAAGAATTGCCAGCGAAGTGGTTTCGATTTTCAAAGATTGTCCGGTGGAAAAAGTAATTGAATGAGTTGTGCCGTCAAAACTTCCGTCTTTATTTTGTTTTAATAAAAGTTCACTCATCACTTTCTCAGAATTTTTGTCGTTCAATTTGTAAAGAGCGTTCGCACTCATCGCTAATTGATACGGGTCTTTATTTTTCATAGAAGTTTCATAGGAAGATTGCGCTTCCAATTTTAATTTGTCTCCGTATCCTGCCTCTGCAAGTGCGTACACAATGTATCCGTTCATTACATCTTCAGAAATTTGCCCGAAGTTGTGAAGCGCATACGTGTTGCGTTTGAATCCGCCTTTGCCGTCTTTCTGCGAGAGAATCCATTCAGCAGTGCGGTCAATCATTTTCTGGTCAACGCCATCATAAACTTTTTTCAAATCGTTGAACTGCATCAGACCATACGCAGTTAATCCCTGGTGTCCTGGCGCCTGACCAAACCACTCGTAACCTTTTTGTGAAGTTTCAAAGGTGAGGAGGCGTTTGTAACCTCTGTCCAACATTCCTCCGGCATACGCAAGAAGTTTTTCATCTTTTGTGTCAGATGTTTTCAAATAATCCATCACCATCGCATTCGGATAACTGCTCATAGAAGTTTGTTCGAAACATCCTCCCGGCTCGCGAAGAATTCCATCCACGCCTGTGAGCAAATCGCTCACCACAGAGGGGAACGCGGTCAGTTTTACTTTGACGGAACCTTTCACCACATTTTTCAAATCCACTTCATATTCTGATTCGCCTTTGTCTCCGGAGAAAGAAGCGGTGATTGGAAATCCTTTGGGAACCACTTTCAGGTTTTGCGCGAACGCGTCTTTCATTCCGCAGGCTTTGAAAGCGATTTCAAAATTTCCCTCGGAGATTTCTTCTTTCACTCTGTATTCGAGATAAATTGTTTTTGCTTTTCCGGCTGCAAGCGTTTGCAATGCCGGAATTGTTCCGATAGCTTCCAATCCGTTTGGAGCTTTGATGTCAAGCAGCCCGCTCACAGAAGCAGAAGTGTTATTTTTCAGCGTGAGAGGAATTGAAACTATATCCTGAGTAACAACTTCTGCAGGAATTTTTGTAGTGAGAGAAAAAGGCATTTGTGTGAAGAAAGTTTTTTCCACTCTTCCGATGCTTCCGTCATTTCCGATTCCTTCAGCCGTTGCTTTGAAAGAAGTGATGTCATCTGAATTGTAGAACGATACTTCCGCTTTTCCTGAATTGTCCACTTTCACTTCGGGGTTCCAGTAAATCGTAGAACGGAAATCGGTTCTCTGCTCAGGAAATTCTCCCTGCTTGTAAATGGGCGCAGCGAATTGTTTAGCGCGATAATACACTGCGACATTCTGCTGAATATTTTTTTGGTTCTCCTCTAAATTTCCCGCGCGGAATTTTCTGTCGCGCGCATCATCCATAGAAAATTTTCCGTGCTTCTCTCCTTCTGCATTTTGCTTTTTACCTTCTTCATCCTTCGGCTTTGAATTGTCGTCAACTTTTTTTGAATTCTCTTTTTTGAATTCTGCTTTCCCCATTGGGGCTTTTTCAAATTCAACTTTATCCATCGCCATTTCATTTGCGGGAACATCTTCCATCGGAACTTCGGCAACTTTTCCCCATCCGCCTGCGCCAGCAGTTTTCGGAGCGCCACCGCGCCAACCACCGCTTTTCGTGGTTGACATGGGATAGTTATAATAATTATTGTACTGCGGATAGAGAAAGTAAGTCAGGTTCTGTCGGTAATCATACACGGGAGAATTTTGCTGGTTGTAATTTCCCGCGCTCATCAGCAAACTTGTCGCAGCGCTCAAATCAATTTTGCTGAGAGAAAATTTTCCGTTCTCATCCGTTTCAATGTTTTGTTGTGACGCAGCGTCTGTCGTTACTACTTTCAATTTTGCATTTGCGATGGGTTTTCCTGTGTAAGCATCAATAACAGTTCCTGAGAGAATTGCTTTTTCTCCTGCGTAAGTGACTGCGGGCAATTCATCCGCCATAATTTTTTCCCAGGTAAATCTTCTCCAACCGCTGGTCATCATCACATAGTCAAGCGCTTTGTCTGACTTGGGTTCTTTCGTATCAAAATAAAAATTAGGCTCTTCAATTTTATCTTTTATGTCGTACTCCAATAACATTTTTGAAAGAATATTTCCTGCTTTATCGTCCGCGAAAGAAAGCAACTGGTCATTCGCCACACTGAGAGATAGATTCGCAGGCATAGGCATTCCCCGTTCGTCTTTCACCATGATGGTCATATTCACTTTTTCTCTTGGAAGATATTTTTCTTTATCAGTCGTAATAGAAACACTCATCTGATTATTTTTATTGACGAACGCCAAACGTTCAGCGCGCTCAATTCCTTTTGAATCAAACAGCGTGAACTGCGCAACTCCCATAGGGAAAACGCTGGCTGGAATTAAAATTTCATTTTGTCCTGCTTTTGCGTTAATGGCGGTCGCGTAGCAAATTTTTCCGCGAACCTGTCCCACGAGAGAAAGTTCTTCTGTTTCGGTGGTGCTGATGTTCAAGAGCATTTCATTTGCGTTTGCGCTTTCAACGCCAAGCACATAACCTCTGCTCAATGGTTCGGGTAATTCATATTGTTCTGTAATTCCAACTGGACTTGTAATCTTCGCAACATATTTTTCTCCGAGTGCGGGAGTAATTTCAAACGCACCCATTCCGTTATGAAAACTGGAGAAGTCCGCCACTTTTTTTCCTTTGCTATTCACCACGATTCCTTCCACATCCGCTGGTTTCCCGAATTCGTTCAAGGCGCGGAACGCGACCTTGCTTTCGATCCCGCGGACTAAATCCCCACCTTCGGGGAAGAGCGAGAAATCTATTTTGCCAAGCACAATAGGAATGGAACGTGAAATGGATTCGGTCTGACCTTGATAGTCAATCATGATATTCAGCAAGCCATCGTTGGTTTTTAATTTTGCAGGAAGCGTGAACTTCACATGCTTTTCCCCTATGTAATCAGTAATGGTGGCTTCTTCCACAATTTTTTCACCGCCAATCTGTGCCACATATTTTATTTTATAAGACGAGAGCGGTTTGTTCTCGTTTGTTTCAATTTTAATTTTTGCCGATACTTCATCGCCAGCGCCAAATGCTTTGCGGTCGAAATCCAGTTTCATTTTCAGGGCAGGAAGAACCACATCCTGGACAGTCAACTCTTTTTCAAAAGATGATGAATCATTCTTCATCCAATTCGTGTATGCCTT contains these protein-coding regions:
- a CDS encoding carboxypeptidase regulatory-like domain-containing protein; the protein is MKNKNTSAKIFTAIGISSLMISLMAWMAPTSYLPTVENDFIRFMKKRTSEANATHPEERVYLQFDKPFYNPGETIWFSAYLRNGQNLKPSSQSDILNVEFINPKGSVEKTIRLIAKNGKASGDFMLDEECAGGLYKVKAYTNWMKNDSSSFEKELTVQDVVLPALKMKLDFDRKAFGAGDEVSAKIKIETNENKPLSSYKIKYVAQIGGEKIVEEATITDYIGEKHVKFTLPAKLKTNDGLLNIMIDYQGQTESISRSIPIVLGKIDFSLFPEGGDLVRGIESKVAFRALNEFGKPADVEGIVVNSKGKKVADFSSFHNGMGAFEITPALGEKYVAKITSPVGITEQYELPEPLSRGYVLGVESANANEMLLNISTTETEELSLVGQVRGKICYATAINAKAGQNEILIPASVFPMGVAQFTLFDSKGIERAERLAFVNKNNQMSVSITTDKEKYLPREKVNMTIMVKDERGMPMPANLSLSVANDQLLSFADDKAGNILSKMLLEYDIKDKIEEPNFYFDTKEPKSDKALDYVMMTSGWRRFTWEKIMADELPAVTYAGEKAILSGTVIDAYTGKPIANAKLKVVTTDAASQQNIETDENGKFSLSKIDLSAATSLLMSAGNYNQQNSPVYDYRQNLTYFLYPQYNNYYNYPMSTTKSGGWRGGAPKTAGAGGWGKVAEVPMEDVPANEMAMDKVEFEKAPMGKAEFKKENSKKVDDNSKPKDEEGKKQNAEGEKHGKFSMDDARDRKFRAGNLEENQKNIQQNVAVYYRAKQFAAPIYKQGEFPEQRTDFRSTIYWNPEVKVDNSGKAEVSFYNSDDITSFKATAEGIGNDGSIGRVEKTFFTQMPFSLTTKIPAEVVTQDIVSIPLTLKNNTSASVSGLLDIKAPNGLEAIGTIPALQTLAAGKAKTIYLEYRVKEEISEGNFEIAFKACGMKDAFAQNLKVVPKGFPITASFSGDKGESEYEVDLKNVVKGSVKVKLTAFPSVVSDLLTGVDGILREPGGCFEQTSMSSYPNAMVMDYLKTSDTKDEKLLAYAGGMLDRGYKRLLTFETSQKGYEWFGQAPGHQGLTAYGLMQFNDLKKVYDGVDQKMIDRTAEWILSQKDGKGGFKRNTYALHNFGQISEDVMNGYIVYALAEAGYGDKLKLEAQSSYETSMKNKDPYQLAMSANALYKLNDKNSEKVMSELLLKQNKDGSFDGTTHSITFSTGQSLKIETTSLAILAMLKNKNAYHSEINKAVEYLVKNRNGYGSFGNTQGTVLALKALTEFAKANKSTPEDGTVEFFVDGKQVAEKNYKAGEKDAIVIDGLEQYIKEGKHTLKVKYANAKNPLPHSVAVSWSTSLPNSDEECKVDLQTKLASKSANQGETIRLTATIKNKTEDGLPSPIAIIGIPAGLSLQPWQLKEMQEKKVFDYYEIIGSNLVLYYRGMGPKEEKVINLDLKADIPGEYEAPASSAYLYYTNEYKTWDAGGKVVVKKQA